Proteins encoded within one genomic window of Mauremys mutica isolate MM-2020 ecotype Southern chromosome 11, ASM2049712v1, whole genome shotgun sequence:
- the SNUPN gene encoding snurportin-1 isoform X2, translated as MEELNQALASSFAVSQDLNSTAAPHPRLAQYKSKYSSLEQAERRRRLLELQKSKRLDYVNHARRLAEDDWTGAEREEEEGEDAGREDMDIDVGKKLPKRYANQLMLSEWLIDVPPDLEQEWILVMCPMGKRALIVASRGSTAAYTKSGFCVNRFPSLLPGGNRRNSATGKDYTILDCIYSEVNQTYYILDVMCWRGHPVYDCQTDFRFYWLHSKIQEEEGLAEKSRINPFKFVGLQSFPCTPESLCEVLAMDFPFEVMAVSLATVFKPWSLK; from the exons ATGGAGGAGTTGAACCAAGCACTGGCTTCCAGCTTCGCTGTGTCTCAGGACCTGAACAGCACagcagcccctcacccccgactGGCACAGTACAAGTCCAAGTACAGTTCCTTGGAGCAGGCAGAGAGGAGACGTCGGCTCCTGGAACTTCAGAAATC TAAGAGATTGGACTATGTGAACCATGCCAGGAGACTGGCAGAGGATGACTGGACTggagctgagagggaggaggaggaaggtgaaGATGCGGGCCGTGAGGATATGGACATTGACGTGGGCAAGAAGTTGCCAAAGCGCTATGCTAACCAA CTAATGCTTTCTGAGTGGCTGATTGATGTCCCCCCAGATCTGGAACAAGAATGGATCCTGGTGATGTGTCCCATGGGGAAAAGGGCACTGATTGTGGCATCCAGG GGCTCCACTGCAGCTTACACCAAGAGTGGATTTTGTGTCAACAGGTTCCCCTCCCTCTTGCCAGGGGGAAACAGGCGTAATTCGGCAACTGGGAAAG ACTACACGATCTTGGACTGTATCTACAGCGAAGTGAACCAGACGTACTACATCCTTGACGTGATGTGTTGGAGGGGGCATCCCGTTTATGACTGTCAG ACAGATTTCCGATTCTATTGGCTTCATTCTAAGATACAAGAAGAGGAAGGGCTGGCAGAGAAAAGCAGAATTAATCCA TTTAAATTTGTGGGCCTGCAGagtttcccctgcaccccagagaGCCTATGCGAGGTGCTGGCCATGGATTTCCCCTTTGAG GTGATGGCAGTGAGTTTAGCCACAGTTTTCAAACCTTGGTCCCTAAAGTGA
- the SNUPN gene encoding snurportin-1 isoform X1 — translation MEELNQALASSFAVSQDLNSTAAPHPRLAQYKSKYSSLEQAERRRRLLELQKSKRLDYVNHARRLAEDDWTGAEREEEEGEDAGREDMDIDVGKKLPKRYANQLMLSEWLIDVPPDLEQEWILVMCPMGKRALIVASRGSTAAYTKSGFCVNRFPSLLPGGNRRNSATGKDYTILDCIYSEVNQTYYILDVMCWRGHPVYDCQTDFRFYWLHSKIQEEEGLAEKSRINPFKFVGLQSFPCTPESLCEVLAMDFPFEIDGLLFYHKQTHYSPGSTPLVGWLRPYMVSDILGMTVPANPLTTKPDYARHQLQQIIEHKKSKKLAGEEGCSSSKEVAENGRYELEHLSTPRPAESPNSQVETASRMES, via the exons ATGGAGGAGTTGAACCAAGCACTGGCTTCCAGCTTCGCTGTGTCTCAGGACCTGAACAGCACagcagcccctcacccccgactGGCACAGTACAAGTCCAAGTACAGTTCCTTGGAGCAGGCAGAGAGGAGACGTCGGCTCCTGGAACTTCAGAAATC TAAGAGATTGGACTATGTGAACCATGCCAGGAGACTGGCAGAGGATGACTGGACTggagctgagagggaggaggaggaaggtgaaGATGCGGGCCGTGAGGATATGGACATTGACGTGGGCAAGAAGTTGCCAAAGCGCTATGCTAACCAA CTAATGCTTTCTGAGTGGCTGATTGATGTCCCCCCAGATCTGGAACAAGAATGGATCCTGGTGATGTGTCCCATGGGGAAAAGGGCACTGATTGTGGCATCCAGG GGCTCCACTGCAGCTTACACCAAGAGTGGATTTTGTGTCAACAGGTTCCCCTCCCTCTTGCCAGGGGGAAACAGGCGTAATTCGGCAACTGGGAAAG ACTACACGATCTTGGACTGTATCTACAGCGAAGTGAACCAGACGTACTACATCCTTGACGTGATGTGTTGGAGGGGGCATCCCGTTTATGACTGTCAG ACAGATTTCCGATTCTATTGGCTTCATTCTAAGATACAAGAAGAGGAAGGGCTGGCAGAGAAAAGCAGAATTAATCCA TTTAAATTTGTGGGCCTGCAGagtttcccctgcaccccagagaGCCTATGCGAGGTGCTGGCCATGGATTTCCCCTTTGAG ATAGATGGGCTCCTCTTCTACCATAAACAAACCCACTACAGCCCTGGCAGCACCCCACTAGTGGGCTGGCTCCGACCCTACATGGTATCAGACATCCTTGGGATGACTGTGCCAGCTAATCCGTTAACTACCAAACCAGACTATGCCAGGCACCAGCTCCAGCAGATCATTGAGCATAAGAAGAGTAAAAAGCtggcaggagaggagggatgctCGAGCTCCAAGGAGGTGGCTGAGAACGGACGTTATGAGTTGGAACACTTGTCTACACCTCGTCCGGCAGAATCTCCCAACAGCCAAGTTGAGACAGCAAGCCGGATGGAGAGCTAG